The following coding sequences lie in one Micromonospora sp. R77 genomic window:
- a CDS encoding helix-turn-helix transcriptional regulator: MPADRAALGAFLRSRRDRLTPAQAGIEAFPGPRRVPGLRKEELAVLAGLSPDHYSRLEQGRQHTVTDEVVQALSRALQLDEIERAHLRDLAAPTSRRRWAGPEVAQRPDPGMLRLMGVLDHVPVLLLGRRSEVLARNGLLSAVLGTALEPGSSLARWLFLDADARVRIVNWADFAAAAVGALRYETGRHPDDRRLADLVRELRRSDPDVARWWDDQRVTFRTSVTKHLAHPTAGPLSFGIEFVVGPHDPEQRLIVYTVEPDSPTARLLPMLASWTTDPDKAHRANGTTT; this comes from the coding sequence GTGCCTGCTGACCGTGCTGCCCTGGGGGCGTTCCTGCGGTCTCGGCGTGACCGCCTGACCCCTGCCCAGGCGGGAATCGAGGCCTTCCCCGGCCCGCGGCGGGTGCCGGGTCTGCGCAAGGAGGAACTCGCCGTGCTCGCCGGGTTGAGCCCGGACCACTACAGCCGTCTGGAGCAGGGACGCCAGCACACCGTCACCGATGAGGTGGTGCAGGCGTTGTCGCGGGCGCTGCAGTTGGACGAGATCGAACGCGCCCACCTGCGGGATCTGGCTGCTCCGACCTCGCGCCGGCGGTGGGCGGGACCGGAGGTCGCTCAGCGGCCCGACCCGGGGATGCTGCGCCTGATGGGGGTGCTCGACCACGTGCCGGTGCTGCTGCTGGGGCGCCGCTCGGAGGTGCTGGCGCGTAACGGGCTGTTGAGCGCGGTGCTGGGGACTGCTCTGGAGCCGGGGTCGTCGCTCGCGCGGTGGCTGTTCCTTGATGCCGACGCGCGGGTGCGGATCGTGAACTGGGCAGATTTCGCCGCCGCCGCGGTGGGGGCGCTGCGCTACGAGACGGGACGCCACCCGGACGACCGTCGACTCGCCGACCTGGTGCGGGAGCTGCGCCGCAGCGATCCCGACGTCGCGCGGTGGTGGGACGACCAGAGGGTCACCTTCCGGACCTCGGTGACCAAGCACCTGGCCCACCCGACGGCCGGACCGCTCAGCTTCGGCATCGAGTTCGTCGTCGGGCCGCACGATCCGGAGCAACGCCTGATCGTCTACACCGTCGAACCCGACTCCCCCACGGCGCGGCTGCTGCCCATGCTGGCCAGCTGGACAACCGATCCGGACAAGGCACACAGAGCGAACGGAACAACCACCTAG
- a CDS encoding sugar phosphate isomerase/epimerase: MRYSVFTASTPDWTPEETVAQLAAQGWDGVEWRITDQQTAEPPGFWAGNRATFPLTGLEYELLRIAEITRTAGLAMSGLGGYVPASDHANVERMLAATATLGAERVRVTMPALASGDYRELMDATRRDLARVADRAAEYGVTALVELHHGTIAASASAAMRLLDGLDPQHVGVIHDIGNLTIEGFEDPLAAFQLLGPYLAHVHVKNVAWMVTGTRPDGGPRWSAEWVPLREGQADIEAYLVALRRFGYDGWVTVEDFSTVTPLAERTRDNLSYLRELDRRSSGRGA, from the coding sequence ATGAGGTACTCGGTCTTCACCGCCTCCACCCCGGACTGGACCCCCGAGGAGACGGTCGCGCAGCTCGCGGCGCAGGGCTGGGACGGCGTCGAATGGCGGATCACCGACCAGCAGACGGCCGAGCCGCCCGGCTTCTGGGCCGGCAACCGGGCCACCTTCCCCCTCACCGGCCTGGAGTACGAGCTGCTCCGGATCGCGGAGATCACCCGCACCGCCGGGCTGGCGATGTCCGGGCTCGGCGGGTACGTGCCGGCGTCGGACCATGCCAACGTCGAACGCATGCTCGCCGCGACCGCCACGCTCGGCGCCGAACGGGTACGGGTCACCATGCCGGCCCTGGCCAGCGGCGACTACCGGGAACTGATGGACGCCACCCGTCGGGACCTGGCCCGGGTCGCCGACCGGGCCGCCGAGTACGGGGTAACCGCCCTGGTCGAGCTGCACCACGGGACCATCGCCGCGTCCGCATCGGCGGCCATGCGGCTGCTCGACGGGCTCGACCCGCAACATGTCGGCGTCATCCACGACATCGGCAACCTCACGATCGAGGGCTTCGAGGATCCGCTGGCAGCCTTCCAACTGCTCGGCCCGTACCTCGCCCACGTCCACGTCAAGAACGTCGCCTGGATGGTGACCGGCACCCGGCCGGACGGCGGCCCGCGCTGGTCGGCCGAGTGGGTGCCGCTGCGCGAGGGGCAGGCGGACATCGAGGCGTACCTGGTTGCGCTGCGCCGGTTCGGGTACGACGGATGGGTGACCGTGGAGGACTTCTCCACCGTGACGCCGCTCGCCGAGCGAACCCGGGACAACCTGTCCTACCTGCGAGAACTCGATCGGCGGAGCAGCGGGCGCGGGGCGTGA
- a CDS encoding SDR family NAD(P)-dependent oxidoreductase: MTSSEQTRTVLITGSTSGIGAATARTLAAQGWRVVVTGRDQHRGTAVVADIEDNGGHAVFVPSDLTSPSEVLRDFARAATEAAGGRLDAVVHNAALCPAVDTVSLTDTDLEATLAVNVRAPHVLTAALAPMMAARGHGAIVVIGSWMAHVGHPFVGLYSATKAAEIQLARSWAAEFGPRGVRVNTVSPGATRTPINAADGDVIAQMTAGTPAGRPGTPEEIADAVAWLLSDHAGYLHGAEIAVDGGITATRTG, encoded by the coding sequence ATGACCTCCTCCGAGCAGACCCGCACCGTCCTGATCACCGGCTCCACCAGCGGCATCGGCGCCGCCACCGCCCGGACCCTGGCCGCTCAGGGATGGCGCGTCGTCGTCACCGGCCGCGATCAGCACCGCGGCACCGCCGTCGTCGCCGACATCGAGGACAACGGCGGACACGCGGTGTTCGTCCCGTCCGACCTGACCAGCCCATCGGAGGTGCTGCGGGACTTCGCCCGCGCCGCCACCGAGGCCGCCGGTGGGCGACTGGACGCGGTGGTCCACAACGCCGCTCTGTGCCCAGCCGTCGACACGGTGAGCCTCACCGACACCGATCTGGAGGCCACCCTCGCGGTGAACGTCCGCGCCCCTCATGTGCTGACTGCCGCGCTGGCCCCGATGATGGCCGCACGCGGCCACGGCGCGATCGTCGTCATCGGCTCCTGGATGGCCCACGTCGGGCACCCCTTCGTCGGGCTGTACTCCGCGACCAAGGCCGCCGAGATTCAGCTCGCCCGCAGCTGGGCCGCGGAGTTCGGTCCCCGCGGCGTGCGGGTCAACACCGTCTCCCCGGGGGCAACGCGTACCCCGATCAACGCAGCCGACGGCGACGTCATCGCTCAGATGACCGCCGGCACCCCCGCCGGACGCCCCGGAACCCCCGAGGAAATCGCCGACGCGGTGGCCTGGTTGCTCTCGGACCACGCCGGCTACCTCCACGGCGCGGAGATCGCCGTCGACGGAGGCATCACGGCGACCCGTACCGGTTGA
- a CDS encoding gluconokinase, translated as MILTGVSGSGKSVVGTAVAEALGLPFADGDAFHPQENVAKMSAGRPLTDADRWPWLDAIGTLIDQWRAAGQGGVIACSALRRVYRGRLAAGRPEVVFAFLDVPQAVLAYRVANRPGHFMPASLLASQLAALEPPHPGEPTVRVLVGERTTVQEQVLAIVAAVAPSPPGAGGAVV; from the coding sequence GTGATCCTTACGGGCGTCTCCGGCAGCGGCAAGTCGGTCGTCGGCACGGCGGTCGCGGAGGCTCTCGGTCTGCCGTTCGCGGACGGGGACGCCTTCCATCCGCAGGAGAACGTGGCGAAGATGTCGGCCGGCCGGCCACTGACCGACGCCGACCGGTGGCCGTGGCTGGACGCGATCGGCACGCTGATCGACCAGTGGCGGGCCGCCGGTCAAGGCGGCGTGATCGCCTGCTCGGCACTGCGGCGGGTCTACCGGGGTCGGCTTGCGGCCGGGCGCCCCGAAGTGGTGTTCGCGTTCCTGGACGTGCCGCAGGCCGTCCTGGCGTACCGGGTCGCGAACCGGCCCGGCCACTTCATGCCCGCGTCGCTGCTGGCGAGCCAGCTTGCCGCCCTCGAGCCACCGCACCCCGGTGAGCCGACCGTACGGGTGCTGGTCGGCGAGCGGACCACGGTGCAGGAGCAGGTGCTGGCGATCGTCGCGGCCGTCGCCCCCAGTCCGCCCGGTGCCGGCGGTGCGGTGGTGTGA
- a CDS encoding HAD family hydrolase, which produces MSQPVIFDLFHTLIQGADEERDRVVGEMAVMVGVAPVELVAAYHATWRDRLVRWDVEETVRILAGRLGGTPTNEQVTRAGEHRRALGRRVLNNVSTATLDVLDALRADGHPLALISNATSDTAEAWPQSPLARRFDVAILSCDVGLAKPDPAIYHLAAERLGVEAAECVFVGDGADGELAGAAAVGMTVFRTMEHNDTDPGWGGPAFATLGDLAAILREASKVMAPAE; this is translated from the coding sequence ATGTCCCAACCGGTGATCTTCGACCTCTTCCACACCTTGATCCAGGGGGCCGACGAGGAGCGTGACCGGGTGGTCGGCGAGATGGCGGTCATGGTGGGGGTGGCTCCTGTCGAGCTGGTCGCCGCGTACCACGCCACCTGGCGGGACCGGCTGGTCCGGTGGGACGTGGAGGAGACCGTCCGCATCCTCGCCGGACGCCTCGGCGGCACACCAACCAACGAACAGGTGACCCGCGCCGGTGAGCATCGGCGAGCTCTCGGGCGCCGGGTGCTGAACAACGTCTCGACCGCCACCCTGGACGTGCTCGACGCGCTACGCGCCGACGGGCATCCGCTGGCCCTCATCAGCAATGCCACCTCGGACACTGCCGAAGCATGGCCGCAGAGTCCGCTCGCCCGACGGTTCGATGTCGCGATCCTCTCCTGCGATGTCGGGCTGGCCAAGCCCGACCCGGCGATCTACCACCTTGCTGCCGAGCGCCTGGGGGTCGAGGCGGCGGAATGCGTCTTTGTCGGCGACGGCGCAGACGGTGAGCTGGCCGGGGCGGCAGCGGTCGGTATGACCGTCTTCCGGACCATGGAACACAACGACACCGATCCTGGTTGGGGCGGGCCAGCTTTCGCTACCCTGGGCGACCTGGCCGCCATACTCCGAGAGGCGTCCAAGGTCATGGCGCCGGCCGAGTAG
- a CDS encoding Gfo/Idh/MocA family protein produces MTGLSVVIAGSGVIARTHADAILRHPGLRIAALADPDQRANDELAGWITDQGAPTPERFGSLGDALGAVAADLVAICTPSGSHADLAAEALAAGAHVLIEKPLDASLPAARRIADVAARAEAAGQLCAVVCQHRFDPASVAVATRVRAGDFGRITSAVASVPWWRGQRYYDSAGWRGTWEQDGGGATMNQGVHTVDLLLWLLGEPEEVFAYAGALAHDGIEVEDVAAATVRFTNGALAVLHATTAAYPSLGVRLQVHGSQGSAVLHDDQLEYLHVADGPDASAYAHAADQSADAVAPSELRGAVKPDDAFVIGHLRQYQDTVDAITAGRRPGVTAADALLDVAVVKAVYLSAHLHRPVRIRAVLDGDFDDVLVELEKSATVAALVPARAAR; encoded by the coding sequence ATGACCGGACTTAGCGTCGTCATCGCGGGCAGTGGCGTCATCGCCCGCACCCACGCGGACGCGATCCTGCGCCACCCCGGTCTGCGGATCGCCGCGCTCGCCGACCCGGACCAGCGGGCCAACGACGAGCTCGCCGGCTGGATCACCGACCAGGGCGCCCCGACGCCGGAACGCTTCGGGTCGCTGGGCGATGCGCTCGGCGCCGTGGCGGCGGACCTCGTCGCGATCTGCACGCCCAGCGGATCGCACGCCGATCTCGCCGCGGAGGCGCTGGCGGCGGGCGCGCACGTGCTCATTGAGAAGCCGCTCGACGCCTCCCTGCCGGCCGCGCGCCGGATCGCCGACGTCGCCGCCCGCGCCGAGGCGGCCGGTCAGCTCTGCGCGGTGGTCTGCCAGCACCGGTTCGACCCGGCGAGCGTCGCGGTCGCCACCAGGGTGCGGGCCGGTGACTTCGGCCGGATCACCTCTGCGGTCGCCAGCGTCCCCTGGTGGCGAGGCCAGCGGTACTACGACTCGGCGGGCTGGCGCGGAACCTGGGAACAGGACGGCGGCGGCGCCACCATGAACCAGGGCGTGCACACCGTCGACCTGCTGCTCTGGCTGCTCGGCGAGCCCGAGGAGGTGTTCGCCTACGCCGGGGCGCTCGCCCACGACGGCATCGAGGTCGAGGATGTGGCCGCGGCGACGGTCCGGTTCACCAACGGCGCACTGGCCGTGCTGCACGCCACGACCGCGGCGTACCCGAGCCTCGGTGTGCGGCTGCAGGTGCACGGCTCGCAGGGCTCTGCGGTGCTCCACGACGACCAGCTGGAATACCTGCACGTGGCCGACGGCCCGGACGCCTCGGCCTACGCCCACGCGGCCGACCAGTCCGCCGACGCCGTTGCGCCGTCGGAGCTGCGCGGCGCGGTCAAGCCGGACGACGCGTTCGTCATCGGGCATCTGAGGCAGTACCAGGACACGGTCGACGCGATTACCGCCGGCCGGCGTCCCGGCGTCACCGCGGCCGACGCGCTGCTCGACGTCGCCGTGGTGAAGGCGGTCTACCTCTCCGCCCACCTGCACCGGCCGGTGCGCATCCGGGCGGTGCTCGACGGTGACTTCGACGATGTCCTCGTCGAGCTGGAGAAGTCGGCCACCGTGGCGGCCCTCGTTCCGGCGCGGGCAGCGCGATGA